The region CTGGAAAGATGCCCCCGATCGAAGCAGTCCGATCGGTTGCTTGATTTCCCTTTCCGAGGCGCTCGTGACCGGATCCCGATTCTGTATGGTGCACCGGCTGGTCCCCAGACAGATCCAAGCCTCAATCGGCAGAGAACGCTGGTATGGGGGAACGATTCTCGGGTCTTGATGGTTTGGCGTTGGCCCAGGCTGAGGGATCGTTACGTTCGTCATTCGATCAATCCTTCTTTCCTGAGCGCATTGACCACCGCGCGACGATTCGCAACCCGCCCCATGTAGGTGAGGAGCGGCGAGTCAGCAGCAATCTCGATTCCGAAATGGGTGGTGAAGCCCAGTAAGGCGAACAGATAGGCATCTGCCACGGTGTACGTCTCGCCCATCAGGTAATCACGGTCGCCGAGTTGCCCGCTGAGATAGGCCAATCGCGAAAGGATCGTCTTTTTCGTCTCTTCCTTGTACTGATCCGGAATCTCCGGGTGGTAAAGCGCGCCGAACAACTTATGGATCTCGCTGGACAGATAACTCAAGGTCTCTTGCAGCCGGTAGCGATCCATTGTTCCGGCTTCCGGCACGAGGCCCTTCTCCGGGACCTGATCCCCGAGGTACTGGAGTATCGCCCCGACCTCGGTCAGCACCGTCCCATCTTCCCAGGCCAGGACTGGAACGCATCCCTTGGGATTGATCGCCAAGAAATCGCCACCCGATTCGGTCGTTTTCTGATAAAGATCGACGGCGTTCAGTTCGAACTCGAACCCGCCTTCTTCGAGAATGATATGCGGCGCGAGAGAGCATGCGCCGGGATAGTAGTAGAGCGTTAACATCGATTGACTCCAGATTTTGAGTTACCGGAATACCTCCGATCCCCGGGCCGATACCGGACAACGACTGTCATTGGTGGCAGACGAGACCCGGTACGGTGACCTGAATCATCGTCCCTCAGCTCAGCGGGGGTTGAATATTCGACATCTCCAACCCCATCGCCCCCACCGCGGCCAGTTCGCGTTCTTGATACATGTGCGGCGGCATCACCGTTGCGACCATTGCATCGCGCATCAGGCGTGGGAGCGCATTTTTGTTGTAAAGCGAGTTCGCGCCGCAGGCGCTGGGGAGCGCCCGCACCGCTTCCATCAAGGCGTTGGTGATCGCAAGCTTCGCTTTGGCAAATCCATAGAACGCTTCCGGCGTATTTCCGTAGCGATCGTAGGTCAGCGAAACCTGACGAATAAGCAATCTGGCCTGATCCAGGCGATCGGCCAGCATGCCGATGGTCTGCAAACTCGAGGGATGATAGGCCACCGGTTGGGCGTAACCGCGGGGAACCCGCGATCGCAAATAGTGCTTTGCCCAGTCGATCATGGCGGCCAGGATGCCGAGATAAACCGACGAAAACGTGTGATAGAACTCTGCGCTTGCGTTTTGCAGCAGGCTTTGGAGGTAATCACTTCCCCGGATCAGGGCCTGGTCCTCGGGGACGAAGAGCCCGTCAAAGACGACACTGTTACTGCGGGTTGCCCGGAGGCCGAGGGTGTCCCAGGTATCTTCAACCCGAATCCCGTCCATCTTGGTATCGAGCAGCAGGAACACGCTCTCCGTCGAATCGCTGGAATCCTTCACATGGAACATCACCATTGAATACTGCGATGCTTCGAAGTTGGTCCCGAACTGCTTCCGACCATAGAGCCTGTAGCCGCCATCGACGATCTCAACATAAGAACTCGGGTTCAAGGTGGAATAGATCAAAGCGTTTCCACCCGGCTCGGAAGCCACGGCCGACATCAGGTTATTGGCGGTGAGTTTGCAGAGATGCGCGTATTTGGGCTTGTTGACGGTTTCGAGGCCGGCGCCTCTCATCAGACTCATGGACATCTGATGCATGTTGAACGCCATCGCCGTCCCGGAGCAGCCTTGCCCCAGCTGCTCCATCATCAGGCTGTAGTCGAACATGCCCATCCCAAGACCTCCATAGGCCTTGGGTACAAGCGCACCAAAGAATCCGGCACTCTTGATCGCCGCCCAGTTTTCCGCAGGAACCCGACGCGTCCGGTCCGCCTGATCCGCGCCTTTCCGAAGGACCTGTGCGACTTCGCGTGCCGTGTTCTGAAGCTTTTTTTGCTCGGGACTCAAATCCAGTAGCCCATTGGGTTTCATCGGAGACACCTCCTCCTGCCTGATGAATACGGATCAGGGCGTGACGATCGCTTCCACCGGTATTTCCACCATCAACCCGGGAAGGGCCAGATGCGTGACCCCCATCGCGCTTCCGGTGGGAATCGCATCAGGCAGCAACTCGCGCTTGACATCGAAAATCGTCATCACCTTGTCCGCAAAGGGGATCTCGGCGTCTTCGTCATCCACGACGAACTGCTCGATCTGCACGATATCCCTGGGCGAACCGCCCGCTGCTTCGAGCACGGTCTGGATGTTCAGCCAGGTCTGGCGAACCTGGGCTTCATCGGTTGGCAGCACCTCGAAATCATCCATGGCCTTCCCCCACTTCACGCCTACTTGTCCGGAAATGAAGATGTGATTCCCCACACGCTTGGCGTCGCAGCCGTTGATGGCTTTGCAAAACTCGCCGCTTCCCGGCACGTGGATGTTTTCTGCGCCCATTCGATTCGTCCTTCTGCAAACCGCGCCAGTGAGATATTGATCGCTTAATAATCTGCTATTCAAAAAAAGCTACGGCAGGAAAGTCGTCCCTTCCCCGAACGGGCTGCCCCACATCACGTTGCGCGGGCTTTTGAACGATGGAATGACATGGGCACCAATCAGGTCGAGTGCCTCCATGATCTGTCGGTGAGTCATATCGCCATCAACGCGCAGGATCACTTCGTCATAGCCGAGGCTTTCGAGGCGGGCGATTTGCTCCACGAAGTACTCGGGCGTGCCACACAGCACCCCGGGCGTGTGCTCCAGAAGCTGGTCGATATCGTCCAACATGCTCGCAATGGTTCCGGATTCAGCCATATAGGCGTAATCCGGAGAGGTTTTGGCGAGATTCTCGTACACTTGGATCACCACTCGAAGAAACTCGATGACGGTTGGCCCGCCCTCTTTAAGGGCCTTTTCCCGGGTCTTGGCGCAATAGGCGGGCAGCACCAGGAACGAAAGCGTATCGTTGACACACTTGCCGACCTGCGCCGTGGGTGCCTTGATGGCTTCCTTATAAAGCTTCGCGGCATCCTCCACGCGTCCCCAGCCGAGGTAGTTGTCGAATCCCATGCAGCCGATTCCTTTCTCACCGGCGATTTGGTGCATTTCCATGCTCGACGCGGCGACGGATAACGGTGGGTGGGGCTCCTGTAGCGGCTTGGGGGTCAGGTACGTTGGCGGAATAGTCCAGTACTTTCCTTTGTGCTCTGTCCACTCTTCGGAAAGTGCCGTGGCGATGATATCGAGCGATTCGTTCCATTGAGCCCGGGTTTCGGTCGGATCGATGCCGAATGCATTCAGCGCGATGATGGAGTTGGATCGCCCGGTGCCGAGCTCGGCCCGGCCATCGGAGATCAGATCCAGCGTCGTCAGTTGCTCGGCAATGCGCAAGGGGTGGTTGAATTTCAGCAGCAGACGAATCATGTGCCGCAGTCGGATCCGGCTGGTCTTGGCTGCCACGGCGGCGTACATCACTTCGGTGGCGGACATGCCGATATTGCCCATGAAGTGCTGCTCTGAGGCTCCCCAGAAGTCGAACCCGGCTTCCTCTGCGAAAACGGCTTCATCGATCATCTGCTTGTAGCGACGGTGTTGCGTCAGGCCATGCGGGACGTTTGCTTCAACAATAAAGCCGAACTTCATGAGTCTTCTCTCCTGGAGCAGATCAGCGGCGGTCGACACTCCCGCACGAACAGTCAGCACACCGTGCGGTCTATGGGGTGGCCAGCTTCAAGGGGTGCTGGATGTCCATCGGATTCAGGCCCATTTCACCCGTGGCGACGAACTCGCGCTCGAAGTACATATGCGGTGGCATGACGGTGCCCACGAACGCATCGCGAATCATCCGCGGGAGCGGATTTTTGTTGTAAAGCGAGTTCGCGCCACATGCACTCGGCAATCGGGTCGCCGCTTCCATCAGCGCGTTACTGACCGCCAACTTGGCTTTGGAGAACCCGAAGAACGCCTCCGGTACATTGCCGTACGTGTCATAGGTCATGGAGACCTGACGGGTAATCAACCGGGCTTGATCCACCCGATCGACCAATGCGCCGATCGACTGCAGGCTTGACGGGTGATAGGCCATCGATTGGGTATAGCCGCGGGGTACGCGCTGTTTGAGATAGTCCTGCGCGAAGTTCACCAATCCAACCAGCAAGCCGAGATAGACCAGGGAAAAGGTGTGGTAAAAGTTGGCGCTGGCCTCTTCGAAGACCCGCTGGAACATGTTGTTGCCCTGCATCAGGACCCGTTCTTCGGATACGAACGCACCGTCGAACGACACGCTGTTGCTGCGGGTCGCCCGCATGCCGAGTGTGTCCCAGGTATCCTCGACCGTGATGCCGTCTTGATCTGGTTCGACAATCACGAAAATGGCCGCCGTTGGATCCGGGTTGTCCTTGATCTGGAACATCACCATGGCATATTCCGCGGACTCGAAATTCGTCGCGAATTGCTTCTTGCCGTACATGCGATATCCACCGTCGACTTTCTCGACGTATGAGCTCGGGGAAATTGAACTCAACAGCAAGGAAGAACCACCCGGTTCGGAGGCTGCGCCGCACATCAGATGGTCCCGGGTCAGCTCGCACAGCATCTTGTAGCGATCACCGGAAAGCCCCAATCCTGCCATCAGCCCCATGGGCATCTGGTGCATGTTGAACGCCATCGCGGTGCCGCCGCAGCCTTGCCCGAGCTCTTCGAGGATGAGTCCGTACTCGAACATACCCAAGCCCATCCCGCCGTATTCCTTCGGCACCAGCGCTCCGTAAAACCCGGCTTCCTTCAACAGCGCCCAGTTCTCCACCGGAACCCTTCGGTTGCGGTCGGCTTCCGCCGCCCGCTTGGCAAACTCAATGGAGATCTCCTTGGCTTTGGCCTGGAGAGCCCGCTGATCGTCTGTGAGATCCAATAACCCGGTTGCAGCCATTTTTTTTCCTCTTCAATACGCTTCATGGAAAGGCGTCGCGACCTTAACGAATGGCGACGACCTGTATTTCAACCAACAGTCCCGGCAACGCCAGATCGGTGACGCCGATCGTTGTTCCGGTGGGAATCGCTTCGGGAAGAACTTCAGACTTGATTTCGAAGATCTTGACTGATTTGGCGCTGAAGGTGCCTTCGGAATCGTCCGTGTGAACGATCATCATGAGAACTTGAACAATGTGCTCGGCACGGTATCCCGCGGCGTCGAGCGCCACTTTGATGTTTTCCCAGGTCTTGCGTGTTTGTGCTTCGAACGTGGGAAGCAATCTCACATTGTCGGTCCAATCCACCCCGCCCTGGCCGGAAATGAACAGATACTCACCGACTTCTGTGGCATCGCACGCCCCGATCTGCGCGCAAAAATCACCACTGCCCGGAAGGAAAATATCGCGTTTCTGCATATTCCGCCGCTCCTTATCAATCGATTGATTAACGACCAGCAGATTACATGCCACATGCCTTTTCAACGCATGGGGTCGGACAACAACTCGTTGTTTTGATGTGGTGTTTGTTCGAAATGGCGGTGTGGGGCATCGGCGCGCGGATTGCACCATCCGCCAGAAGGACAAGAAACGATGCACCGAGACGCGCCACAAGCGCGGTCCATATGCACCGCCATGGCCCAAGGCGATGAGGGGTCGGGTGATGGTCAGATCGTGGCTGCGACCGGGCTCATCGGTGTCGTCCGGCGCCCGGGGACACGAATGGCCAATCCACGGTCACCGACGAGGGTTCGGGCGTCGTCGGACACGGCTCGCCGGGGTATCGCACCCCCGATGGGATGGTGGGGTCACAGGGGCCGCTGCCATGCCGAAGATCCAGCGCTGCAACGGTCGCCTCCCCCTTTCGCCGATGGCGTGTCGGGATAGCCCGGCGATCCGCTCGCAGCGCGTTTTCGGGTGGCCATCGGAATCGCAGCGGTCGAGTAAAAAGACGGCGCCTCACCGCACATCCGCCGGCCGCATCGATGATGCCAGCCGCGAATGTGGTGGCCGAGCCCGACAGCGCGGGTCAGATCGACGTATTCCGCCCTGGCGATTTCGATGCCCATCCATCGAGCTTGCTCCAGCCGCATGGCGCGGCGCCCGTGCCGGTTGTCTCGTGAATGCGGCGCGAGTCCACCGGGTCAGGTGGCACTCGCGCCGCATTCAAACGCAATCTGTCGACGCGGCAAGTCGTCGCCAGCCGCGGTTCAGCTCTACTGGAAGGCTTTGGCGATGCGCTCCCCAACGTCCGCATCGATCTTGCGCCAGTAGTCGAAGGCCCGCTCGAGCACCGGGGCCGAAACCCCTTTCTTCAGATGTCCGACCACGTTCGAGACCAGCCGGTCGCGCTGGGCATCGTCCATCACCTTGCGCACCAGGTCACCGGCTTGCCTGAAATCGTCGTCATCTCGACGCAGCGTATAGGCGGCGCGGACAAAGTCGCCGCTGGCCGGCCAGGTGGCGACCTCGGGATTGAGGCTGGGATCAGCTGCGGGACCGCCCTTGGAGTTGGGCGCATAGACCGGATCGGACACGTTTTCGATCCGCATCGCGCCGTCCTTGCTATAGCTGTGGACCGGGACCTTGGGCTTGTTGACCGGGATCTGCTTGTAGTTCACCCCAAGCCGTGCGCGGTGGGCATCGGCATAGGAAAAGACCCGGGCCAGCAGCATCTTGTCCGGACTCAGGCCGACGCCGGGCACCAGATTGTTCGGCTCGAAGGCGGCCTGTTCGATTTCGGTGTGATTGTCGGTCGGGTTGCGATTGAGCGTCAGCTTGCCGACTGGAATCAACGGATAGTCGCCATGCGGCCAGACCTTGGTCAGATCGAAGGGGTTGAACCGGTAGGTCTCGGCCTCGGCGAACGGCATGATCTGCACCTGCAGGCTCCAGCTCGGGTAGTCGCCCTGGTCGATGGCCTGGTACAGGTCGCGCATGTGGTAGTCCGAGTCGGCGCCAGCCAGCTGCTCCGCCTCATCCTGGGTCAGGCAGTCGATGCCCTGATCGGTCTTGAAGTGGTATTTGACCCAGAATTTCTCGCCAGCAGCGTTCACCCACATGTAGGTGTGGCTGGAATAGCCATTCATGTGCCGCCAATTCCTGGGAATCCCCCGGTCGCCCATGAGCCAGGTGACCTGGTGGGCTGATTCCGGCGACAGCGTCCAGAAATCCCACTGCATGTCATGATCACGCAGGTTGTTATCGGCTCGGCGTTTCTGCGACCGAATGAATTGCTGGAACTTCAAAGGATCGCGCACGAAGAACACAGGGGTGTTGTTGCCCACCATGTCATAGTTGCCGTCGCGGGTGTAGAACTTCAGCGCAAAACCACGCGGGTCACGCCAGGTGTCGGGGCTGCCGCGTTCGCCGGCAACTGTGGAGAAGCGGGCCAGGACGTCGGTTTGGGTGCCCGGCTGGAACACCGCCGCCTTGGTGTAGCGGCTCACATCATGAGTCACTTCGAACGCCCCGAATGCGCCGCTGCCCTTGGCATGCGGCTGGCGTTCGGGAATGCGTTCCCGGTTGAAGTTCGCCATCTGTTCGATCAGATAGTGATCATGAAGCACAATGGGGCCATTGGGCCCGACCGTCAGCGAATGCTCATCGCTGGGAACGGGAATTCCGGCATCGGTCGTCGTCGGCTTGCGGTCG is a window of Candidatus Macondimonas diazotrophica DNA encoding:
- the gstA gene encoding glutathione transferase GstA, which translates into the protein MLTLYYYPGACSLAPHIILEEGGFEFELNAVDLYQKTTESGGDFLAINPKGCVPVLAWEDGTVLTEVGAILQYLGDQVPEKGLVPEAGTMDRYRLQETLSYLSSEIHKLFGALYHPEIPDQYKEETKKTILSRLAYLSGQLGDRDYLMGETYTVADAYLFALLGFTTHFGIEIAADSPLLTYMGRVANRRAVVNALRKEGLIE
- a CDS encoding acyl-CoA dehydrogenase family protein; translation: MKPNGLLDLSPEQKKLQNTAREVAQVLRKGADQADRTRRVPAENWAAIKSAGFFGALVPKAYGGLGMGMFDYSLMMEQLGQGCSGTAMAFNMHQMSMSLMRGAGLETVNKPKYAHLCKLTANNLMSAVASEPGGNALIYSTLNPSSYVEIVDGGYRLYGRKQFGTNFEASQYSMVMFHVKDSSDSTESVFLLLDTKMDGIRVEDTWDTLGLRATRSNSVVFDGLFVPEDQALIRGSDYLQSLLQNASAEFYHTFSSVYLGILAAMIDWAKHYLRSRVPRGYAQPVAYHPSSLQTIGMLADRLDQARLLIRQVSLTYDRYGNTPEAFYGFAKAKLAITNALMEAVRALPSACGANSLYNKNALPRLMRDAMVATVMPPHMYQERELAAVGAMGLEMSNIQPPLS
- a CDS encoding Rid family hydrolase, whose amino-acid sequence is MGAENIHVPGSGEFCKAINGCDAKRVGNHIFISGQVGVKWGKAMDDFEVLPTDEAQVRQTWLNIQTVLEAAGGSPRDIVQIEQFVVDDEDAEIPFADKVMTIFDVKRELLPDAIPTGSAMGVTHLALPGLMVEIPVEAIVTP
- a CDS encoding LLM class flavin-dependent oxidoreductase is translated as MSTAADLLQERRLMKFGFIVEANVPHGLTQHRRYKQMIDEAVFAEEAGFDFWGASEQHFMGNIGMSATEVMYAAVAAKTSRIRLRHMIRLLLKFNHPLRIAEQLTTLDLISDGRAELGTGRSNSIIALNAFGIDPTETRAQWNESLDIIATALSEEWTEHKGKYWTIPPTYLTPKPLQEPHPPLSVAASSMEMHQIAGEKGIGCMGFDNYLGWGRVEDAAKLYKEAIKAPTAQVGKCVNDTLSFLVLPAYCAKTREKALKEGGPTVIEFLRVVIQVYENLAKTSPDYAYMAESGTIASMLDDIDQLLEHTPGVLCGTPEYFVEQIARLESLGYDEVILRVDGDMTHRQIMEALDLIGAHVIPSFKSPRNVMWGSPFGEGTTFLP
- a CDS encoding acyl-CoA dehydrogenase family protein, whose translation is MAATGLLDLTDDQRALQAKAKEISIEFAKRAAEADRNRRVPVENWALLKEAGFYGALVPKEYGGMGLGMFEYGLILEELGQGCGGTAMAFNMHQMPMGLMAGLGLSGDRYKMLCELTRDHLMCGAASEPGGSSLLLSSISPSSYVEKVDGGYRMYGKKQFATNFESAEYAMVMFQIKDNPDPTAAIFVIVEPDQDGITVEDTWDTLGMRATRSNSVSFDGAFVSEERVLMQGNNMFQRVFEEASANFYHTFSLVYLGLLVGLVNFAQDYLKQRVPRGYTQSMAYHPSSLQSIGALVDRVDQARLITRQVSMTYDTYGNVPEAFFGFSKAKLAVSNALMEAATRLPSACGANSLYNKNPLPRMIRDAFVGTVMPPHMYFEREFVATGEMGLNPMDIQHPLKLATP
- a CDS encoding Rid family hydrolase; its protein translation is MQKRDIFLPGSGDFCAQIGACDATEVGEYLFISGQGGVDWTDNVRLLPTFEAQTRKTWENIKVALDAAGYRAEHIVQVLMMIVHTDDSEGTFSAKSVKIFEIKSEVLPEAIPTGTTIGVTDLALPGLLVEIQVVAIR
- a CDS encoding catalase; amino-acid sequence: MRDDDRKPTTTDAGIPVPSDEHSLTVGPNGPIVLHDHYLIEQMANFNRERIPERQPHAKGSGAFGAFEVTHDVSRYTKAAVFQPGTQTDVLARFSTVAGERGSPDTWRDPRGFALKFYTRDGNYDMVGNNTPVFFVRDPLKFQQFIRSQKRRADNNLRDHDMQWDFWTLSPESAHQVTWLMGDRGIPRNWRHMNGYSSHTYMWVNAAGEKFWVKYHFKTDQGIDCLTQDEAEQLAGADSDYHMRDLYQAIDQGDYPSWSLQVQIMPFAEAETYRFNPFDLTKVWPHGDYPLIPVGKLTLNRNPTDNHTEIEQAAFEPNNLVPGVGLSPDKMLLARVFSYADAHRARLGVNYKQIPVNKPKVPVHSYSKDGAMRIENVSDPVYAPNSKGGPAADPSLNPEVATWPASGDFVRAAYTLRRDDDDFRQAGDLVRKVMDDAQRDRLVSNVVGHLKKGVSAPVLERAFDYWRKIDADVGERIAKAFQ